The window ACAAGAAGCAGCTCACGCCGTTCGACGCGCTGATGAACGCCCAGGCCGCCAGCAACAGCCGCGGCCCGCTCGGCGAGCTGCGTTCGTTCTTCGACCTCACGACCCCGCGGGCGTACTATCTGTACACGACGCTGCCGACAATGATGCAGCGGTAAGGGCGTAAGCGTGCACCGGCGGAGACGCTGGGTGCCGGGGGCGCTCTGCGAAGCAGAAGCCCCCGAGATCGAAGGTTTCCGGCGAAGGATCCGGGGCTTCCGCTGTCGCGGAGCGCCCCGGGCACCCCATGTATTAGGTTCATCTGCTTTGTCCCACCTCCTGACCAACATCGACCAGCATCTCGACGAGTTCGCCGCCCGGCACTCGCTGCCCGGCTACCGCCGCAAGCAGATCCGGCAGTGGCTGTTCGAGAAGCGGGCCGAGGGGTGGGACGCGATGAGCAACCTCTCCAAGCAGCTCCGGGCGGAGCTGGCTGAGGAGCTGACGCTGTGGGCGGCGCGGGTCGACCGGCATAGCGAGGCCTCCGACGGCACCGAGAAGCTGCTGGTCGGGTTGGAGCAGGGGGGGCAGATCGAGTGCGTGCTGCTGCGTGACGAGCACCGCCGCACGATGTGCGTCAGCACGCAGGTGGGTTGCGGCATGGGGTGCGTGTTCTGCGCCAGCGGGCTGGACGGCGTCGATCGCAACCTGACCACCGGCGAGATTATCGAGCAGTTCCTCCGCCTGCAGCACTGCCTGGCGCCCGAGGAACGGATGAGCCACATCGTGGTGATGGGGATGGGCGAGCCGCTCGCGAACCTTGACGCGCTGCTGCCGGCCCTGCAGGAAGCCACCCGGCCCGACGGCCTGGGGATTAGCCACCGGCGGATCACGATCTCGACCGTCGGCCTGCCGAAGTCGATCCGCCGACTCGCCAAGGAAGAAACGCAGTACCGGCTGGCGATCTCGCTGCACGCGCCAGACGACGAGCTGCGGAACCGGATTGTGCCGACCAACGCCAAGATCGGCATCGACGAGATCATGGCCGCGGCCGACGAGTACTACGAGGCGACCCGCCGTCGGCTGACCTTCGAGTACGTGCTGCTGGCCGACCTGAACGACCAGCCCGAGCACGCCCACCGGCTGGTGCGGCTGCTGCGGGGCCGCGAGGCGATGATCAACGTGATCCCCTACAACCCGGTCGCGGGGCTGCCGTACCAGACGCCCAGCATGGAAGCCCAGAAGGCATTCCGAACAGTCCTCGAGCAGGGCGGGCTGGCGGTCCGCTTCCGCCACCGCAAGGGCGACAAGATCAACGCCGCGTGCGGCCAGCTCCGCCGCAGCCAAGCGGGCGCCCAGGACCTGGTTCAATTGGAGTCATGACCGACGCCCGCCGCGGACAACGCCACAGCGGGCAATGACGGACCGGCGGGCGCCAGCTGCACGGAATCACGGCGCCGCCGCCTCTGGTGGGGGTCCGAGCTGATCGACCGCCGCGCTAGGGAAGCAAGAATTTGGTTGGCGACCCATTCTGCCACGGAGCGCCATCGCCCACGTTTCCCGACAAAATTTTCGGTTGCCGCCGCTGCTAGCGGGGCGGATCCACGCAACGGACAAGCGCCGCGGCGCCGTTTGGCGCGCCGAATGCGGCTCCGACCAGCCACGACTTCGCACTCTACCGCGGAAGCATTGCGCTCTAGGTGCTGCCCGCGCTCCACCTCGCGAGGCTGGCGCCGGCGAAGCCCCGCCTCAAGCCCATGCCAATGCCTGCGCAGGCGCCACGGGACAAAAGGAATGAGATGATGAGGATACTAAAGACCGCGCTGGTCGGGGTTTGTGCTGTGGCCATGATCGCCGCCGCCGCGAAGGCCCAGGAGCGGACCACTGGCCGCAGCCAGTTCTTCAACCCGTTTTCGGTGAGCCCCGTACGGCGGAGCACCTGGACAGACGTCTTTATGCCATCGGCAACCGCGGCGAACAGCGTTCCGCTCCGCACGCCCGCGACCGCGAATGGCAACGGCCCCCCAACCACGCCGCCGGGCAACGCCACCGGCCGGCCGATCACGCCGCCGCCGTTCCGCAGCCCCTACCAGCCGCCGCCACGGCCACCGTTCTTCCCGCCCGGGCCGCCCTTCAACCCGCCGGGGCCGCCGTTCTGATCGGCAGCCCACGACAGCAATCACCCCAACAAACGCCGCCGCCTCAGCTGCGGCGTTTGTTGTTTCGGAGGCGGGGTCAAGCTGCCAGGGCCGTGCAACTCGCGAGCGGCCCGCCGGCAGGCTCCGGTGAGATTAACCCAACCAGTGTCACGACGCTTCTGTCGCGACGCTTCGCGGCGGCAGGTTAGTCTCGACATCGCAGCTCGCAGTCGGCAGTAGGCCAGCAAGAGAACACCCCGCGGGGCCTGCCCTCGACCGCGAGACGCGAAAGCGGAAGAAGCTTTACGGGGCGGTTTTCGCGAGAAATGACTCGGTAAGAGTCGGGCAGTTGACGGACAAGGGCGAACGCGTCAGCCGCTAGGAAAAGCACAGCAGCGGTCGCAAATGAACGCGACGAACCGAATCGTGGCTTTGATTTTCTTTGCCGGCGAGCCGCCGCGGCAAGTCGAGGCCGTGACGATGGCGCTAGTCGTGCTGGCGGGACGGCTGTGGGAACCACGCTGCCTGGGCGAAGCGGTCGGGTGGGGCAGGATTGCCGGCCGATCCCGCCGATGGACAACATATGCTTCAGCGGGGAGCTCTAGTTGTTTCGCGTACTACCCCTACCGACCGTCCCGGTTGCGCTTGGATCACCGCAGTTGTGAAGCCGCCAGCCAGGATGGCAGTCCAATCGACGCCCCGCGTCTGGTCCATGAACGCTACGAGCAAGATCAGGTTGCTGACGTTCGGCTCGGTGCTTGTCACCGCGGTCGCTATCAGCGTGACCGCGATCATCGGCATGCAGAGCATGCTGCGACGTTCTGAGGCCAAGAGTCTGCGGCACGACGTGCTGCGGGAGTCGGAACGCCTCGGGCTGGCGCTGCAGGAGGCGCAGCACGACGTGCGCCTGCTGGCGTCGTTGCCCGCGGCCCGGCGGATTCTCCAGTCCCCAAACCCGGCGGAGGACGCCTCGAGCTTGAAGGATCAGCTGGCGGAGGTCTTCCGTCAGATGCTGCGCGCCAAGCCGACCTACACGCAAGTGCGGCTGCTCGGCGTCGCCGATGATGGGTTGGAGCTGGTTCGGGTAGATCACGTGGCGGGCAAAGTGGTACGCGCCGCCGACTCCGAATTGCAGGCCAAGGGAACGCGGCCCTACTTCCGCAAGGCGCTGGAGTCTCCGGCCGGGCGGGTGTACGTCTCGCCGATCTCGTTGAATCGCGAGCGCGGGCGGATCCAGCGGCCGCACCAGCCGATGCTGCGGGTGTCGCAGCGGATCGACGACTCCGCCGGCCAGACGATAGGCATCGTGGTCATCAATCAAGACTTCGCGGAGCTGACAGAGGGCTTGTTTGGGGGGCTCCCAGCTGGCCAAGAACTTTTCCTCACCAACGCGGCGGGCGACTACCTCGTCCACCCGGATCCAGGCCTCACGTTCGGGTTCGACCTTGGCGCCCGACGGCTGCTGCAGGCCGACTACCCCGCCGCGGGCGAGCTTTTTGAGGCGGGCGGGAAAGACGAGCTGTCGGTCGCGATCAAGGACCCTAGCTGGGAGCTGCTGCAACTCCGTCGGACGCCCTTGCTGGACTCGGACCCACAGAGCCACGTCGTGCTGGGGGTGCGTCAACGGCGCGGGTTTGTCGACGCCGGCGGCCTGGGCCTGCTCCGCAGCATCGGCGTGGTGACGTTTGTCTTGTGCGGCGCATGCGGCGCGGCGGCGGTCGCTATCGGCAGGGTGCAGACACGCCCCCTCGAGCAGGTGACCCAAGCGGCGGAGTGCGTCGCGCGGGGCGAGCCGCTGCCCGGCCTGCCGGTCCGACTCACCAACCAGATGGGTTCGCTGGCGCGTGCGGTGCAGAGCATGAACGATTCGCTGCTGAGCCGCCAGCGGGCGCTGACGCAGGCCAATCGCGAGCTGGAGAGCGCCAACGAGAACCTCGCCCACTTTGTTCAGATCGCCGCCCACGACCTCCGCGAACCGCTGCGCAAGCAGCGGAAACTGATCGATCTTCTGCTGCTGGAAGAGGGCGTCTCGCGGGACGCGGACGAGCTGCTCGGGCACGTCGGGCAGTGCTCTCACCGCATGCAGGCATTGATCGACGACTTCCGCGCGGTGGCGGGCGTCGAGCGTTCGGACCTGTCACAAGAGACGGTCTGCCTCAGGCGGGTGATCGAGTCTGTGCTCGACGGCGTGCGCGACGAGCTGCAGAGCCGAAGCGTGCGGGTCGAATGGGAGGACCTGCCCGAGGAAACCCGCGTCTACCCCCAGCTGGTGCGGCTGCTCTACGAGAACCTGATCGAGAACGCGCTGAGTCACGTGGCGGTCGATCGGTTCACGCTCCGCCTCACGGCCCGACATCAGGCCGGCCGCTGGTGGTTCGGCGTGCTCAACACCGGTTCGACAATCCCCAGCGAGAAGCTCGGCGAGGTGTTCAAGGTGTTCCGGCAGGGACCCGCCGCCGACGGCGCTGGCAGCGGCGTCGGGCTGAGCGTCTGCCAGAAGATCGCCGAACGGCACCACGGCGCCATCGCCGCCGAATCGGACTCCGACAGCGTGCACATCCGTTTCACTTTGGAGGAGGCGCGGGTTGCTCAATTCAATGCATGATTGCCCGTTGGCGTTCGTCGACGACGACCCCACCGAGTTGCTGCTCGCCCGCAAGTACCTGCAGCGGTCGGGGCTCGACGTGCCGATGCTCGAGTTCACCTCGGGCGAGGCGTTCCTCGGCCACATCGACAGGGCGGCGGCCGGCGACGGTCCCATGCCGAGGGTGGCGTTGGTCGACATCCGCATGCCGGGCATGAACGGCTTCGAGGTGTTGGAGCGGTTGCGGAGCCGACCCGGCAGCGACGGGGCGCCCCGGGTGGTGATGTTCTCCAACTCCGACGACCCACGCGACATCGAACGCGCACTAACCAGCGGCGCCGACGACTACGCCGTGAAGCCTGACAGCGGCGAGGCGTTCCTCGAGCTGCTGCAGTCGCTGGTCGCCCAGTGCGCCTGATTGCGGCGCCGGCTTGGCCGCGTTGGTACGCCCTTTGCACCTGGGTGCTCTCGATCTCAACAGGTGGTTGAGGCGGAAACAAGCGACCCAGAGGCGAAAGCGAGAGAGACGATGAAACGGTCAGTAGCGATGACGATGGTAGTGACCATGGGCCTGCCAGTCACGGCCGTCGCGCAGCAGTCGCAGAGCGAACTCGAGAAGATGCGATTTAATCAACCGCGGGCAGAGCAGACCGACCACGCTGGTTCGGCGCCAGCCGCGAGCCCGGTTCACGCTTCGCTAGCCGCGCGACGCCCGCAGCAGGCAGTGGCGTAACGGCCACACCCTGGGTGGTGAATCCAGCTTGGGCCCCGGGCGGCCAGGCTGGAGGCCGGCAGAACACCACGGCGCCAGCAGTCGTGCAAGTAGTTGCACCTGCTGTGCAGCCAGCTGCCCGCTCGACTAGGAACTGCGACAGCCGCCCGACTTGGCGATGCTCCACGGGGCGGGGCGCCCCCTAGAGCGGCGCCCCCTAGAGCATTGAACCGACTAGGCCGTGCTGCACCGCGAACAGCACGATCCCGGCAGTCCCCTTCACGCCGAGCTTCTGGCGGATGTTCTGCCGGTGGGTCTCGATGGTCGAGCTCTTCACGCCCAGCTCCGCGGCGATCTCACCGCAGCTCATGTCGCGGCAGATCAGCTTGACTATCTCGGTCTCGCGGTCGCTGAGGTCGGCCGGTTCTGGCAGGCGGCAGGTGATCGCGATCGCGACCACCTCGTCGTCCGAGTGCATCATGCGGTCGGAGTGCTGCTCGACGGTCTCGAAGCGGGCGCGGAGCAGCTCGCCGTACTCCCCCCGCCAGGTGCAGGTCTGGGGCTCCCCGGTAAACAGGCACTCGGAAAACACCGCGCGGATCCGGCGGGCTTCTGCCTCGTTGTTCAGGTGCTCGCCAATCGGGCAGCCCAGCATCTTTGCCGGGTCGTACTGCAGGCTAGCCGAGCACTGGAAGAACGACACAAAC is drawn from Posidoniimonas polymericola and contains these coding sequences:
- a CDS encoding response regulator transcription factor; protein product: MQNIHYVSAFDRKARFVSFFQCSASLQYDPAKMLGCPIGEHLNNEAEARRIRAVFSECLFTGEPQTCTWRGEYGELLRARFETVEQHSDRMMHSDDEVVAIAITCRLPEPADLSDRETEIVKLICRDMSCGEIAAELGVKSSTIETHRQNIRQKLGVKGTAGIVLFAVQHGLVGSML
- a CDS encoding sensor histidine kinase; this encodes MNATSKIRLLTFGSVLVTAVAISVTAIIGMQSMLRRSEAKSLRHDVLRESERLGLALQEAQHDVRLLASLPAARRILQSPNPAEDASSLKDQLAEVFRQMLRAKPTYTQVRLLGVADDGLELVRVDHVAGKVVRAADSELQAKGTRPYFRKALESPAGRVYVSPISLNRERGRIQRPHQPMLRVSQRIDDSAGQTIGIVVINQDFAELTEGLFGGLPAGQELFLTNAAGDYLVHPDPGLTFGFDLGARRLLQADYPAAGELFEAGGKDELSVAIKDPSWELLQLRRTPLLDSDPQSHVVLGVRQRRGFVDAGGLGLLRSIGVVTFVLCGACGAAAVAIGRVQTRPLEQVTQAAECVARGEPLPGLPVRLTNQMGSLARAVQSMNDSLLSRQRALTQANRELESANENLAHFVQIAAHDLREPLRKQRKLIDLLLLEEGVSRDADELLGHVGQCSHRMQALIDDFRAVAGVERSDLSQETVCLRRVIESVLDGVRDELQSRSVRVEWEDLPEETRVYPQLVRLLYENLIENALSHVAVDRFTLRLTARHQAGRWWFGVLNTGSTIPSEKLGEVFKVFRQGPAADGAGSGVGLSVCQKIAERHHGAIAAESDSDSVHIRFTLEEARVAQFNA
- the rlmN gene encoding 23S rRNA (adenine(2503)-C(2))-methyltransferase RlmN produces the protein MSHLLTNIDQHLDEFAARHSLPGYRRKQIRQWLFEKRAEGWDAMSNLSKQLRAELAEELTLWAARVDRHSEASDGTEKLLVGLEQGGQIECVLLRDEHRRTMCVSTQVGCGMGCVFCASGLDGVDRNLTTGEIIEQFLRLQHCLAPEERMSHIVVMGMGEPLANLDALLPALQEATRPDGLGISHRRITISTVGLPKSIRRLAKEETQYRLAISLHAPDDELRNRIVPTNAKIGIDEIMAAADEYYEATRRRLTFEYVLLADLNDQPEHAHRLVRLLRGREAMINVIPYNPVAGLPYQTPSMEAQKAFRTVLEQGGLAVRFRHRKGDKINAACGQLRRSQAGAQDLVQLES
- a CDS encoding response regulator; the protein is MHDCPLAFVDDDPTELLLARKYLQRSGLDVPMLEFTSGEAFLGHIDRAAAGDGPMPRVALVDIRMPGMNGFEVLERLRSRPGSDGAPRVVMFSNSDDPRDIERALTSGADDYAVKPDSGEAFLELLQSLVAQCA